One genomic region from Desulfatibacillum aliphaticivorans DSM 15576 encodes:
- a CDS encoding vWA domain-containing protein yields MFDPSKFTAPKAKPLPVFLLLDVSGSMGEVVDPENVVRTGQTVESDGQTWELVEGGTSKIQIMNQAVKQMLDSFTAEEGAETEFLISIITFGDCAEQHLPPTAASSVEWTDMEADGCTSMGEAFNLVKAMIEDKDVVPSRAYRPTIVLVSDGQPTDSWKAPVESLIKDGRSSKCFFMAMGIGSDPGIETLERFISTTPVLAEVNGSEIKNTVFRAEDADKIHEFFRKVTMSVTTRSKSQNPNGVPTSTNDSIDEEEYW; encoded by the coding sequence ATGTTTGATCCGAGTAAATTTACGGCACCAAAGGCAAAACCGTTGCCTGTGTTTCTTCTGCTGGATGTCAGCGGTTCAATGGGTGAAGTTGTTGATCCCGAAAATGTCGTCCGCACTGGACAGACCGTGGAAAGCGATGGGCAGACTTGGGAGTTGGTAGAGGGTGGAACATCAAAGATTCAGATCATGAATCAGGCGGTTAAGCAGATGCTTGACTCATTTACCGCTGAAGAGGGAGCAGAAACTGAATTTCTGATTTCTATCATTACTTTTGGTGATTGCGCCGAACAGCATCTGCCGCCCACTGCTGCCTCGTCTGTTGAATGGACGGACATGGAGGCTGACGGGTGTACCTCAATGGGCGAGGCGTTCAATTTGGTAAAAGCTATGATTGAGGACAAGGATGTTGTTCCTTCCCGTGCCTATCGCCCGACGATTGTATTGGTATCCGATGGACAGCCAACGGATTCCTGGAAAGCTCCCGTTGAGTCGCTAATCAAAGATGGTCGTTCTTCAAAATGCTTCTTTATGGCTATGGGCATTGGCAGTGATCCGGGGATTGAGACACTTGAGCGTTTTATCTCAACTACGCCCGTCCTAGCGGAAGTCAATGGGAGCGAGATTAAAAACACCGTCTTTCGAGCGGAAGATGCAGATAAAATACACGAATTCTTCCGTAAGGTAACAATGTCGGTGACCACGCGCAGCAAATCGCAAAATCCGAATGGAGTTCCGACATCAACAAATGATTCAATAGACGAAGAGGAGTATTGGTAA
- a CDS encoding vWA domain-containing protein, with translation MTAFDPSQFTAPTAKPLPVILLLDVSGSMCGPKIQNLNAAVKEMLETFCDSESGETEIHVAIITFGAEVSLHQALTSASNISWHDLSAGGGTPLGTALKMAKAMIEDKDVIPSRAYRPTVVLVSDGRPGDNWKTPLQDFINEGRSSKCDRMAMAIGADADEDVLGKFIGNAETPLLYAENAKQLRDAFKFVTMSVTMRTQSQNPNQVTKPADIEVKPATIEDRTERPKTAPAPSQDTDATNEQTDEEDYW, from the coding sequence ATGACAGCATTTGATCCATCACAATTCACGGCACCAACGGCAAAGCCTTTGCCGGTAATTCTGTTACTGGATGTAAGCGGAAGTATGTGCGGGCCGAAGATTCAGAATCTTAATGCCGCCGTAAAGGAGATGTTAGAGACATTCTGTGACTCGGAGAGTGGTGAAACGGAAATCCATGTCGCAATCATCACTTTTGGAGCCGAAGTTAGTCTCCATCAGGCATTGACGAGTGCCAGTAATATTTCGTGGCATGATTTGTCTGCGGGAGGTGGCACTCCACTGGGCACTGCACTCAAGATGGCGAAAGCGATGATAGAGGACAAGGATGTCATACCATCGCGTGCCTATAGGCCTACGGTTGTTCTCGTTTCGGATGGGCGTCCAGGGGACAACTGGAAGACTCCTTTACAGGATTTCATCAATGAGGGACGTTCGTCAAAGTGCGATCGAATGGCAATGGCAATTGGAGCAGATGCAGATGAGGACGTGCTTGGAAAGTTTATCGGCAACGCTGAGACACCGCTTTTGTATGCTGAAAATGCCAAGCAATTGCGAGATGCATTTAAATTTGTCACGATGTCGGTCACGATGCGTACACAGTCGCAGAACCCCAATCAGGTAACGAAGCCTGCCGATATTGAAGTCAAGCCTGCAACGATAGAGGATCGGACAGAAAGACCTAAAACAGCACCTGCACCGTCTCAGGACACAGATGCAACTAATGAACAAACAGATGAGGAGGATTATTGGTAA
- a CDS encoding thermonuclease family protein yields the protein MQKEAQLVGKAKGATMPAFKVTSIIDGDTFEVSPEWKWNGETGTRVRPAGYDAPELHTAKGQKAKDALSKLINGQQVELRTAYKVDRGRLVCEVFVGSRNLAEFFPEY from the coding sequence ATGCAGAAAGAAGCGCAATTGGTTGGAAAAGCAAAAGGAGCAACGATGCCAGCATTCAAAGTCACTTCAATTATCGACGGAGATACCTTCGAGGTGTCACCGGAGTGGAAATGGAACGGTGAGACCGGAACCAGAGTTCGTCCCGCCGGTTACGATGCTCCGGAACTGCACACCGCCAAAGGGCAGAAAGCGAAGGATGCTTTGTCAAAACTTATCAATGGGCAGCAGGTTGAACTCAGGACCGCTTACAAAGTGGATCGGGGCCGACTGGTCTGCGAAGTGTTTGTCGGGAGTAGAAACCTTGCTGAGTTTTTCCCCGAGTATTGA
- a CDS encoding sigma-54-dependent Fis family transcriptional regulator translates to MDILLTFTGFHDPYSKGLVDQEEQPGPILSLLNVRSFGHVFLFDTPTTREISRNTKEAINALHPDCDVHVLDMKLSDPTSYRDIFGGLKQHAHAIQEEHGPANFFISVASGTPQMHACWVLLAASGEIPAKILHVRPPRFVTKDLPPVSEIDLSSDEFPSVRFKSSSFFIDEHEVDVGSARAQLGIVGDHPAMLKALEMGAMLASSLAPILITGETGTGKELFARYVHALSGRPQDTFVAVNCAAIPEDLVESILFGHKKGAFTGAVNDQTGKFDAAHKGTLFLDELGELPLPAQAKLLRVLQDGIVEPIGQTKGHAVDVRIVAATNRELRKQIRKGNFREDLYYRLNVGEIKLPSLRERRSDIPKLVLHILDRLNGSLKRQRRLTADALSRLQAHNWEGNIRDLENVIERSVRLSRVEVLDASDLLITEPITYADPLDALPEPYEGFSLDEFLGSARKQMILRALEAANGNQSQAARMLGVTPQAVHKFLNQTKRKL, encoded by the coding sequence ATGGATATCCTGCTGACATTTACCGGGTTTCACGACCCCTATTCAAAAGGGCTGGTAGACCAAGAAGAACAACCGGGGCCGATCCTGTCGTTGTTGAACGTCAGAAGTTTTGGGCACGTATTTCTCTTTGATACGCCAACCACCCGGGAGATCAGCAGGAACACCAAAGAGGCGATCAACGCATTGCATCCGGACTGTGATGTTCACGTTCTGGATATGAAGCTGTCGGACCCGACCAGCTACCGGGACATCTTTGGCGGGCTGAAGCAGCATGCGCATGCCATTCAGGAAGAGCATGGTCCGGCCAACTTCTTTATCTCGGTCGCCTCGGGCACACCACAGATGCATGCCTGCTGGGTGTTGTTGGCCGCTTCCGGTGAAATTCCGGCCAAGATTCTTCATGTAAGACCACCACGCTTTGTAACAAAGGATCTCCCCCCTGTAAGCGAGATTGACCTGTCATCGGACGAATTTCCATCGGTTCGATTCAAATCCTCCAGCTTTTTCATTGATGAACATGAGGTCGATGTGGGTTCGGCCCGGGCACAGCTCGGGATTGTCGGGGATCATCCGGCTATGCTCAAAGCCCTTGAGATGGGAGCCATGCTGGCCTCATCGCTGGCTCCGATCCTGATTACCGGAGAGACCGGAACCGGAAAAGAGCTGTTTGCCCGATATGTCCATGCATTGAGTGGCCGACCTCAGGATACTTTTGTCGCGGTTAACTGTGCGGCGATCCCGGAGGACCTTGTTGAGAGCATTCTTTTTGGACACAAAAAAGGTGCCTTTACCGGGGCTGTGAACGATCAGACCGGAAAGTTTGATGCAGCTCACAAGGGAACGTTGTTTCTGGATGAACTTGGGGAACTGCCGCTACCTGCTCAGGCGAAACTTTTAAGGGTCCTTCAGGACGGCATTGTCGAACCGATCGGTCAAACCAAAGGCCATGCGGTTGATGTTCGGATCGTTGCGGCTACCAATCGTGAGCTCCGCAAGCAGATTCGCAAAGGTAATTTCCGTGAAGACCTTTATTACCGGCTGAATGTCGGCGAGATCAAACTGCCCTCCCTGCGCGAGCGGCGTTCAGATATTCCCAAACTGGTGCTCCATATTCTGGACCGGTTGAACGGTTCCCTGAAAAGACAGCGTCGACTCACGGCCGATGCGCTCAGTCGTCTGCAGGCGCACAACTGGGAAGGCAACATCAGAGATCTTGAGAATGTCATCGAGCGCTCTGTGAGGCTGAGTCGTGTGGAGGTACTGGATGCCTCAGACCTGCTTATTACCGAGCCGATCACCTATGCCGATCCATTGGATGCTTTGCCCGAGCCTTACGAGGGTTTTTCTCTGGATGAGTTTCTCGGCAGTGCCCGCAAGCAGATGATTTTGAGGGCGCTTGAGGCTGCGAACGGCAATCAGAGTCAGGCGGCGAGGATGTTGGGTGTAACCCCTCAGGCGGTGCACAAGTTTTTGAATCAGACAAAACGAAAACTTTAA
- a CDS encoding DEAD/DEAH box helicase family protein, which translates to MAKRKSKGPKQHKFRDKLLLNQWLVSLFGIDPLREGAKKRPFHKLAEPIRDPRLEGLDKDNLHNFYHALVNSNLFWDDVTELSKTQLLAYEENIVHHTQAINAKRHRPVVWKYYQWLSLLFVEIYLDRYFSDRESLLTALNEYVDRFNSRWPEYADMAYFNEDELNKLSLQNATGSGKTLLMHVNYLQYKHYSKKYGKEKDLSRVVLISPNERLSEQHIAEFSESNIGASNFSKEGHSLFTQAQGLSRVDVLEITKLGDKEGPNTIATRSLGDQNLLLVDEGHRGLSGKNAKADENAWFKNRAMLCEKGFTFEYSATFDQAVSGTGHEDDYAKTVVFDYSYRWFYEDGFGKDYQILNLPKSFDDLKAVYLTACLLKFYQQLDIYEDKSQSLHPFNIEKPLWVFVGSTVTGGKLGKDEQIVATDVAQIIAFIADFLSSKDKACKRMEEILTGNGQDTGLLDSNGVDIFEGSFTWLAKTMNAGLSYDDLYKNILKRLFNTNTGGHLALDRVKGESGEIALRVGTSETPFGLINVGDAKALADHIEGVAKQDGLSLSVEDSDFSEATFDSVKDSSSPVNLLIGSKKFVEGWDCWRVSTLGLMHVGKSEGAQIIQLFGRGVRLKGYGWSLKRSGHSYAPSIPQYIEELETLNVFGVEADFMEKFRQFLADEGLPGNERRRVFTIPLNVTYDFGKKLQIIRPKRKADDGKEYDFKKDAPVPNLGQLTEYLQLHPVVSDWYPRIQSIHSKKTAEAIKKDDVKLADRHISLLNLDELYFELEQFKRERSWYNLNIDKAGIHKLLTDKTWYTLFLPTARLEPAGFDDVSLLQQVAAELLKRFCDHYYNYCKRSFIEPRLELRELTPEDDNIPQEDFYQLIVDGSEEQVILAIEKLKKELEENKQSLLKAGELQACRFGMHLFQPLFHVRKGGKITILPVALNESEFQFVTDLKDWSETNAEQLQKDGVELFLLRNLSRGKGVGFFEAGNFHPDFILWMIVDGKQYVTFIEPHGLLHEGPASEKVQFHKRIKDIESRFANPDVILNSFILSWTKYPQLRWGIPQDEMEANHVLFMTDDRDGYIDKLFDTLQQAVSEGAK; encoded by the coding sequence ATGGCCAAACGAAAATCCAAAGGACCAAAACAGCATAAATTCAGGGACAAGCTTCTCCTGAATCAATGGCTGGTGAGTTTGTTCGGCATTGATCCGCTTCGGGAAGGCGCAAAGAAGCGTCCATTTCACAAACTGGCTGAGCCTATTCGTGATCCGAGGCTGGAAGGTCTCGACAAGGATAATCTACACAACTTCTACCATGCACTGGTTAACAGCAATCTGTTTTGGGATGATGTAACGGAACTAAGCAAGACGCAACTGCTGGCTTATGAGGAGAATATTGTCCATCACACCCAAGCGATCAATGCCAAGCGTCATCGTCCAGTGGTCTGGAAGTATTACCAGTGGCTTTCGCTTCTGTTTGTTGAAATCTATCTCGATCGCTATTTCAGTGACCGGGAGTCTTTGCTCACAGCATTGAACGAGTATGTTGACCGCTTTAATAGCCGTTGGCCGGAATATGCTGATATGGCCTATTTCAATGAAGACGAGCTGAACAAGCTCTCTTTGCAGAATGCCACCGGTTCAGGCAAAACGTTGCTGATGCATGTCAATTACCTGCAGTATAAGCACTACTCAAAAAAATACGGCAAAGAGAAGGATCTCTCCAGAGTTGTTCTTATCTCACCGAATGAGCGATTGAGCGAACAACATATTGCCGAGTTTTCCGAGAGTAACATTGGCGCATCCAATTTTTCAAAGGAAGGCCACAGTCTGTTCACGCAGGCTCAAGGACTTTCCCGCGTGGATGTTCTGGAAATTACCAAGTTGGGCGACAAGGAAGGCCCGAACACCATTGCAACACGCAGCCTTGGTGATCAGAATCTGCTGCTTGTTGACGAAGGGCATCGTGGCCTTTCTGGAAAAAATGCCAAGGCTGATGAAAACGCATGGTTTAAAAACCGCGCGATGCTGTGTGAAAAAGGCTTTACCTTCGAATACTCGGCAACCTTTGATCAGGCCGTTTCCGGTACGGGGCATGAAGACGATTATGCAAAGACGGTTGTTTTCGACTACTCCTACCGTTGGTTTTATGAGGATGGTTTCGGTAAAGACTACCAGATCCTCAACTTACCAAAATCATTTGATGATCTCAAAGCCGTCTACTTGACTGCATGTCTACTTAAGTTCTATCAGCAGCTTGATATCTATGAGGACAAGAGCCAGTCATTACATCCTTTCAATATAGAGAAGCCTCTATGGGTTTTCGTTGGGAGCACCGTAACCGGTGGCAAGCTCGGGAAGGACGAACAGATTGTCGCAACCGATGTGGCCCAGATCATCGCATTTATAGCCGATTTCCTTTCGAGCAAAGATAAGGCCTGTAAGCGTATGGAGGAAATCCTGACTGGAAACGGACAGGACACAGGTCTATTGGATAGTAATGGCGTTGATATTTTTGAAGGCTCATTTACATGGCTGGCCAAAACAATGAACGCAGGGCTTTCCTATGACGATCTCTACAAAAATATCCTGAAGCGCCTGTTCAATACGAATACCGGGGGGCATCTGGCCCTTGATCGCGTAAAAGGCGAATCCGGGGAAATTGCTCTGCGGGTCGGCACATCAGAGACGCCTTTCGGATTGATTAACGTTGGCGATGCCAAAGCGCTTGCGGATCACATTGAAGGCGTGGCCAAGCAGGATGGTTTGTCACTGTCTGTTGAGGATAGCGACTTCTCGGAAGCGACCTTTGATTCCGTTAAGGACTCATCGTCACCGGTCAACCTGCTTATTGGATCAAAGAAATTTGTCGAAGGCTGGGACTGCTGGCGAGTGAGTACCCTTGGTTTGATGCACGTTGGTAAAAGCGAAGGGGCGCAAATTATTCAGCTCTTTGGGCGTGGCGTGCGACTGAAAGGATACGGCTGGAGCCTCAAGCGAAGCGGGCACAGCTATGCTCCGTCCATTCCTCAATATATCGAGGAACTCGAGACGCTGAACGTATTCGGTGTGGAAGCCGATTTTATGGAGAAATTCCGCCAATTCCTTGCCGATGAAGGATTGCCCGGCAATGAGCGGAGACGTGTGTTTACCATACCGCTGAATGTCACCTATGACTTCGGCAAAAAGTTGCAGATCATCAGGCCAAAACGGAAGGCGGATGACGGAAAAGAATATGACTTTAAGAAGGATGCTCCCGTCCCCAACCTTGGTCAGCTAACAGAGTACCTTCAGCTGCACCCGGTTGTGTCTGACTGGTATCCGCGTATTCAGTCCATCCACTCAAAGAAGACCGCCGAGGCGATTAAAAAAGATGATGTGAAATTGGCCGATAGACATATCTCGTTGCTGAATCTGGATGAGTTGTATTTCGAACTCGAGCAGTTCAAGCGTGAGAGAAGTTGGTACAACCTGAATATTGATAAAGCGGGCATCCATAAGCTACTTACAGATAAAACATGGTACACCCTCTTTCTTCCGACGGCCCGATTGGAACCGGCTGGATTTGATGACGTCTCGTTGCTGCAGCAAGTAGCTGCAGAGCTTCTCAAACGGTTCTGTGATCACTATTACAACTATTGTAAACGGTCATTTATTGAGCCACGCCTTGAGCTCCGGGAGCTTACGCCGGAAGATGACAATATCCCTCAGGAAGATTTTTATCAGCTCATAGTCGATGGCAGTGAAGAACAGGTAATCCTTGCCATCGAAAAGCTCAAAAAGGAGTTGGAAGAAAACAAACAATCACTGCTTAAAGCAGGCGAACTCCAAGCATGCCGCTTTGGAATGCATCTTTTTCAGCCGCTCTTCCATGTAAGAAAAGGTGGAAAAATTACCATTCTGCCAGTAGCGCTGAACGAAAGTGAATTTCAGTTTGTGACGGATCTTAAAGATTGGTCCGAAACCAATGCGGAGCAGCTTCAAAAGGACGGGGTTGAACTCTTTTTGCTCCGGAACCTGAGTCGCGGAAAAGGCGTGGGCTTTTTTGAAGCGGGTAATTTCCATCCCGACTTTATTCTGTGGATGATTGTTGATGGCAAACAATATGTCACCTTCATTGAGCCGCACGGGCTGCTCCACGAAGGCCCCGCGAGTGAGAAGGTGCAATTCCACAAGCGCATCAAAGATATCGAAAGCCGATTTGCCAACCCGGATGTCATTCTCAACAGTTTTATTCTGTCGTGGACAAAATATCCCCAGCTTCGTTGGGGAATCCCGCAGGATGAGATGGAAGCCAATCATGTGCTCTTCATGACGGATGACCGGGATGGGTACATAGACAAACTGTTTGATACGTTGCAGCAGGCAGTTTCAGAGGGGGCCAAATAG
- a CDS encoding DNA methyltransferase: MPTTEKLRNKLMAKLTELFQLDQPDLDFGFYRIMQAKAQQVKSFIDKDLLQIIEDAFGQVDEGRKAELAAAVEKAIQTAKDFGAPNPEETEPVKKAKAALDALRDGATAESDVYDHLYRFFERYYDEGDFISRRYYARENAGKAAPFAIPYNGEEVKLHWANADQYYIKTAEYFSNYSFDITQAAEIRKMSDGEKVLNGIPEKTLKVHFRIVDASEGEHGNVKAAEDKKRFFILHEETPVEFNDADELVINFEYKALPGGKNDVDADTEKALKEKFGKSLNKGDMPNLAIAEKVIEAASGSEKAKEYLSALGLHAPTDKISNRPLLAKYINQYTARNTCDYFIHKDLSGFLKRELDFYIKNEVMHLDDIENADAPAVENYLAKLKVIRKIATKLIDFLAQLEDFQKKLWLKKKFVTETNYCITLDRISVDLYEEIAANDAQCEEWVKLFAIDEIKGDAGGLPGMGAPEYSVPLTTDFLKANDKLVLDTAFFSSDFKAKLIASIEDFDEQCDGLLIHSENFQALNLLRLKEFEKVNSIYIDPPYNTGQDEFLYKDNYQSSSWISLIADRIKLSHQLINDDGAIAISIDENEISNTLRILDDTYGKENRAGIATVKRGSVTGHKAINKGLVNIVEYIVLYAKNKSKWEPQRAFKARGRNDRYNNFIENRNLDSSEWRIISLLDAFSQHKNIPKRELKQRLGKKFEDEIYQFVKDNAASVIQLAYPDESNVSKDAQEAIKKSRKNKSEILHFKRNGVPDMYLIGGQRLLFYSDRLVEINGETVTAEPLSDIWDDILPNDLHNEGGVSLKKGKKPENLLNRIYDICCKPQDCVLDFFLGSGTTAATALKRNIKFIGIEQSNYFDDKALLRLKLVNKTNKKHEAERDFCFKYIRLESYEDTLNNLVFDDNPVRGKAIESNPSLKEDYMLRYLLDVETRGSQSLLNIDAFADPCAYALVVKKPGSDEQVKQHIDLIETFNYLLGLRLENMAAPQTFTASFTRKPDPELPEDQHTKLVVDGKIQQTAEGKWWFRKLEGWVPADPMNPNNGQKERVLIVWRKLTGNLEEDNLMLDEWFEKFRISTRDFEYDTIYVNGSNNLPNLKKDDENWKVRLIEEEFHKKMWEVGGEA; this comes from the coding sequence ATGCCGACTACAGAAAAACTTAGAAACAAGCTTATGGCCAAGCTTACGGAGCTGTTCCAGCTGGATCAGCCGGATCTTGATTTTGGATTTTATCGAATCATGCAGGCCAAGGCCCAACAGGTAAAATCCTTCATAGATAAAGATCTCCTGCAGATTATTGAGGATGCTTTCGGGCAGGTTGATGAAGGCAGAAAGGCTGAACTCGCCGCTGCCGTAGAAAAAGCCATTCAAACCGCCAAGGACTTCGGAGCGCCAAACCCTGAAGAGACAGAACCGGTGAAAAAAGCCAAGGCGGCACTGGATGCCCTGCGCGACGGAGCCACCGCTGAATCCGACGTGTATGACCATCTGTACCGTTTCTTTGAACGATATTATGACGAAGGCGATTTTATATCCCGCCGGTATTACGCCCGAGAGAACGCCGGGAAGGCTGCCCCTTTTGCTATTCCGTATAATGGCGAAGAAGTTAAGCTGCACTGGGCCAATGCGGACCAATACTACATTAAAACGGCAGAATACTTTTCCAACTATAGCTTCGATATTACCCAAGCCGCTGAAATCCGTAAGATGTCGGATGGAGAAAAGGTTCTAAACGGCATCCCGGAAAAAACGCTCAAGGTACATTTCCGTATTGTCGATGCCAGCGAAGGTGAGCATGGCAATGTAAAGGCTGCCGAAGATAAAAAGCGGTTTTTCATTCTGCACGAGGAAACCCCGGTTGAGTTCAACGATGCAGATGAGCTGGTTATCAATTTTGAATACAAAGCGCTACCCGGTGGGAAGAATGACGTTGATGCCGATACAGAGAAAGCATTGAAAGAAAAATTCGGCAAGAGCCTGAACAAAGGGGATATGCCGAATCTGGCCATTGCTGAAAAGGTTATTGAGGCTGCTTCCGGGTCAGAAAAGGCCAAAGAATATCTCAGCGCATTGGGCCTGCATGCACCGACAGACAAGATTTCCAACAGACCGCTACTGGCGAAATATATCAACCAGTACACCGCCCGCAACACCTGCGACTACTTCATCCATAAAGACCTTTCAGGCTTCCTTAAACGAGAGCTGGATTTCTATATCAAAAACGAGGTGATGCACCTTGATGATATCGAAAACGCCGATGCCCCTGCCGTGGAAAACTATCTGGCCAAGCTCAAGGTCATCCGCAAGATTGCCACAAAGCTGATCGACTTTCTCGCCCAGCTGGAAGATTTTCAGAAGAAGCTCTGGCTGAAAAAGAAGTTCGTCACCGAGACCAACTACTGCATTACGCTGGATCGCATTTCCGTAGATTTGTACGAAGAAATTGCTGCCAACGATGCGCAATGTGAAGAATGGGTAAAGCTCTTTGCCATTGATGAGATCAAGGGCGATGCCGGAGGATTGCCCGGTATGGGGGCGCCAGAATATTCGGTTCCGCTGACGACGGACTTTCTGAAAGCGAACGACAAACTGGTATTGGATACTGCATTTTTCAGCAGTGATTTTAAGGCAAAGTTAATTGCGTCCATCGAGGATTTTGATGAACAGTGCGATGGCCTGCTGATTCATTCGGAGAACTTTCAGGCGTTGAACCTGTTGCGGCTAAAGGAATTCGAAAAGGTAAATAGTATTTACATAGATCCGCCTTACAACACTGGTCAAGATGAATTTCTTTACAAAGACAATTATCAATCTTCAAGTTGGATATCATTGATTGCTGATAGAATCAAACTGTCACATCAGTTGATTAATGATGATGGCGCAATAGCAATTAGTATTGATGAAAATGAAATTTCAAATACTTTGAGGATTCTTGACGATACTTATGGCAAGGAGAATCGAGCGGGAATAGCGACTGTCAAGCGAGGATCTGTGACTGGTCATAAAGCCATTAACAAAGGGCTTGTGAACATTGTTGAGTATATTGTTCTTTATGCAAAGAACAAATCCAAATGGGAACCCCAGCGTGCCTTTAAGGCGAGAGGGCGGAATGATCGGTATAATAATTTCATAGAAAACAGAAATTTAGATTCAAGTGAATGGAGAATCATATCCTTATTAGACGCATTTTCTCAACATAAGAACATACCCAAAAGAGAACTCAAACAACGGTTGGGGAAAAAATTTGAAGATGAGATTTATCAGTTTGTTAAAGATAATGCAGCGTCTGTAATACAGCTTGCATACCCTGATGAATCCAATGTTAGCAAAGATGCCCAAGAAGCGATCAAAAAATCTCGTAAAAACAAATCTGAAATACTTCATTTCAAAAGGAATGGGGTTCCTGACATGTATCTCATTGGAGGTCAGAGACTACTTTTTTATTCAGATAGATTAGTTGAGATAAATGGCGAGACTGTAACAGCTGAACCTTTATCAGATATTTGGGATGATATTTTGCCAAACGATTTGCATAACGAGGGGGGGGTCTCTCTTAAAAAAGGTAAAAAACCAGAAAATCTATTAAATCGAATTTATGACATATGCTGTAAGCCACAAGATTGTGTTCTCGATTTCTTTCTAGGTAGTGGTACAACGGCGGCAACCGCATTAAAAAGAAATATTAAGTTTATCGGTATCGAGCAAAGCAATTACTTTGATGACAAGGCACTTCTTCGTCTCAAGCTCGTGAATAAAACCAATAAAAAACATGAGGCAGAAAGAGATTTTTGCTTCAAATATATCCGTCTGGAATCCTACGAAGACACACTGAACAACCTTGTTTTTGATGACAATCCTGTCCGTGGCAAGGCCATCGAGAGCAATCCATCGCTTAAAGAGGACTACATGCTCCGCTATCTGCTGGATGTGGAGACCCGGGGCAGTCAGAGTTTGCTCAATATCGACGCTTTTGCCGACCCTTGCGCCTACGCCCTTGTGGTGAAAAAGCCCGGCAGTGACGAACAGGTCAAACAACACATTGATCTGATTGAAACCTTTAATTACCTGCTTGGCCTGCGCCTTGAAAACATGGCTGCCCCGCAGACCTTTACTGCCAGCTTTACCCGCAAGCCCGATCCTGAACTGCCCGAAGACCAGCACACAAAACTGGTGGTGGATGGAAAAATTCAGCAAACCGCTGAGGGTAAATGGTGGTTCCGTAAATTGGAAGGCTGGGTGCCAGCCGATCCTATGAACCCGAACAACGGTCAGAAAGAGCGTGTGCTGATCGTGTGGCGTAAGCTCACCGGCAATCTGGAAGAAGACAACCTGATGCTGGATGAGTGGTTCGAAAAATTCCGCATTTCAACCCGCGACTTTGAATACGACACCATCTATGTCAACGGCTCCAACAACCTGCCCAACCTGAAAAAGGATGACGAGAACTGGAAGGTCCGCCTCATTGAAGAGGAGTTCCATAAGAAAATGTGGGAAGTTGGAGGAGAGGCATAA